A genome region from Cucurbita pepo subsp. pepo cultivar mu-cu-16 chromosome LG02, ASM280686v2, whole genome shotgun sequence includes the following:
- the LOC111787692 gene encoding uncharacterized protein LOC111787692: protein MIRKRFQEAKTGLQLVKSMRAERFLKKVGLGREDRYFWKQIGKALLFSYTLIGVAWLYNETSPFGWWTLKPRSRAEKDLAHLYERREFPYPGDEEAMEDFISKGGMIGTAIGPKGVIDFDKDSFNYQKELENNKLEQEAQKLWFRMRNEVISELQGKGYDVE from the exons ATGATTCGTAAACGCTTTCAAGAAGCTAAAACAG GCCTGCAACTGGTGAAATCGATGAGAGCCGAAAGGTTCTTGAAGAAAGTTGGATTGGGCAGAGAGGACCGTTACTTCTGGAAGCAAATTGGAAAGGCTCTGTTATTTTCGTATACTCTGATCGGCGTTGCATGGCTTTACAACGAAACATCACCATTTGGCTGGTGGACGCTGAAGCCACGGTCCAGGGCAGAGAAAGATTTGGCTCACCTCTATGAGAGGAGGGAGTTTCCATATCCAG GTGATGAAGAAGCTATGGAGGATTTCATTTCAAAGGGGGGAATGATCGGAACCGCCATCGGTCCAAAGGGGGTGATTGATTTTGATAAGGATTCTTTCAATTATCAGAAAGAATTAGAGAACAATAAGCTCGAGCAAGAGGCCCAGAAGCTATGGTTCAGGATGAGGAACGAGGTTATTTCAGAGCTTCAGGGGAAGGGCTACGATGTTGAGTGA
- the LOC111789315 gene encoding cytosolic enolase 3, with translation MEKKQLKEMSVQEYLDKYMLSRKIEEAVNAAVRAKTPDPVLFISNHMKKAVPSLITKIKARQILDSRGIPTVEVDLYTNKGVFHASVPSGDPAGMYEAVDLRDGDKGTYLGNSVTKAVKNINDKISEALIGRDPTQQYEIDQAMKDLDTTEKKGELGANAILAVSIAVCRAGAAEKEVPLYKHIADLAGKTNLILPVPAFTVISGGKHAGNNLAIQEIMILPIGASKFEEALKMGSETFHHLKAVISEKHGAHGCNFGEDGGFAPNISSFTEALDLVQEAIGRTGYNERIKIAIDIAATNFCMGTKYDLDFKAPNKLGQNFKSGKDMIDMYKELCDDYPIVSIEDPFDREDWDHTKHFSGLGICQVVGGDLLMSNKKRIERAIDETTCNALLLKVNQIGTVTEAIEVVNLAKDAQWAVVASHRCGETDDTFLADLSVGLSTGQIKAGAPCRGERLAKYNQLLRIEEELGDQAVYAGEDWRTMY, from the exons ATGGAGAAGAAGCAGCTGAAAGAAATGTCCGTTCAAGAGTATCTGGACAAGTACATGCTCTCCCGGAAAATCGAGGAAGCGGTCAATGCTGCTGTTAGGGCGAAAACTCCCGATCCTGTTCTATTCATT TCAAATCATATGAAGAAAGCGGTTCCTTCATtgattacaaaaattaaagctCGGCAGATCCTTGACAGTAGAGGAATTCCGACTGTTGAAGTCGATTTGTACACCAACAAAGGAGTGTTCCACGCTTCCGTTCCCAGCGGCGATCCGGCTGGCAT GTATGAGGCTGTGGACTTACGTGATGGAGATAAGGGAACATACCTTGGAAATAGTGTTACTAAAGCAGTAAAAAATATCAACGACAAGATATCTGAAGCATTGATTGGTAGGGATCCTACTCAACAATATGAAATTGACCAGGCCATGAAAGATTTGGATACGACAGAAAAAAAG GGTGAACTTGGAGCAAATGCTATACTTGCCGTGTCAATTGCAGTATGCAGAGCTGGTGCTGCTGAAAAGGAG GTTCCACTCTATAAGCATATTGCAGATCTTGCTGGCAAAACAAACTTGATACTTCCTGTCCCAGCCTTCACTGTAATTAGTGGAGGAAAACATGCTGGCAATAATCTGGCCATTCAG GAAATCATGATTCTTCCAATTGGAGCTAGCAAGTTTGAAGAGGCATTAAAAATGGGCTCTGAAACTTTCCATCACTTAAAG GCTGTAATTTCTGAAAAGCATGGTGCCCATGGATGTAATTTTGGTGAAGATGGTGGATTTGCTCCAAATATATCCAG TTTTACCGAAGCTCTGGATCTTGTACAAGAGGCTATTGGCAGAACTGGGTATAACGAGAGAATCAAGATAGCAATAGATATTGCTGCTACTAATTTCTGCATGG GTACCAAATATGATCTTGACTTCAAAGCTCCAAACAAGTTAGGTCAAAATTTCAAGTCAGGGAAGGATATGATAGATATGTACAAAGAACTATGTGACG ACTATCCAATTGTATCAATTGAGGATCCGTTTGACCGGGAGGACTGGGATCACACCAAACATTTTTCTGGCCTTGGAATTTGTCAG GTAGTGGGAGGTGATTTGTTAATGTCAAACAAAAAGCGAATTGAGAGGGCAATTGATGAGACCACTTGTAATGCCCTCCTCCTCAAG GTAAATCAGATTGGGACAGTGACAGAAGCCATTGAAGTCGTAAACCTTGCCAAGGATGCACAATGGGCAGTTGTGGCGTCTCACAGATGCGGTGAAACAGACGATACATTCCTAGCTGATTTATCTGTTGGACTTTCCACAGGTCAGATCAAAGCGGGTGCTCCGTGCAGAGGAGAACGTCTTGCCAAATATAATCAG TTACTCCGTATCGAAGAAGAGCTCGGAGATCAAGCAGTTTACGCCGGTGAAGATTGGAGGACGATGTactga
- the LOC111788716 gene encoding uncharacterized protein LOC111788716 isoform X1 has translation MGFDSECILNIQSLAGEYFCPVCRLLVYPHQALQSQCTHLYCKPCLTYVVCTTRACPYDGYLVTEADSKPLVESNKTLADAIGKIAVHCLYHRSGCTWQGPLSDCVTHCSGCAFGNSPVLCNRCGIQLVHRQVQEHAQTCPGVQPQAQADVAQGATASGTAAATDQGQSAEMTKSHVQSSRSVAVSAPAQDPNQQANTSSQGPAVVQAATPTSEQWYQQQQQYQQYYQQYPGYDPYQQQYQNYSPYQQQTGVPFQQPQSSQALPSHAAAQQQPQAHIQPQPQPQPQPQPQPQPQSQPQVPVHSQSQPQPQAQSQPQSLPHPQPLPQPHGPSQSHMHVQMPAVGPSQNQGQVNPQQQLYHAATPHSQIQPQSHPPAHGQAQPQPQPQSYPQPQPSSQQLVHMPPHQQPHSQMPPHQRPPFHPPHHPVSRLPPHSQAPAQHHSQLPNSQINQSLPMAPNAQPQMQNPTYTATGYHSYPQPQYHQQMQMGVPQNVLLPYAQGGSRQQSQPPVHMHSQLPQPPPVRPSQPPLYQNQQPPQILPSPNQVRNISPAQKLQIPSHAQKAGGPGQASNQQPVMQPVQQSASQQVVHQHQHSGQQAQFIQHQLHMTPQMRPMRPLVLNQGVRSMPYSQSMVGVPVRPIQSAANQSTIKQGHTFGNNSSQSQLQDVFGEHKLEKSLDGRKSGLSSQKDAKTAANHLDVSSNSGAVADELTEQSEANLKVPDDKSRHTIGYKSIQADTSTESTPQNGAMDSNLLVGDNGKTKHVEGKVEAIESTFDHLSNDKLGEVSIQDQEDLSIEPKKTEVLVNENKENQEGFLQKISPPNTELCEERSNRIHNDISGTLHPSSGADEGSQAILGSPDGTKSKLLIQHTYQDKNPSQTGGTQNGATQPSHTTSLVCHPRHQTLPSNCVSSAALQRGVTGTLLQAPPPRPYHQAQVSNNLSMQVRPQAPGLVAHPGQPFKPSEPFLPGGIIEPGSAPSLGRGPSLYGPQQTLERSIGPQASYNLSQPPSSLGVSKMSLGDSIGAHFRSNLPGAFDSRGLLYAPESQIGVQRPIHPSEAEIFSNQRPRPDSHFPGTVNHRPPHLPGIPPNVLTLNGSPGPDSSSKHGLRDERFKKLMHKEQLNPFPLDIGRRAINQIDVEDVPRQFPRPSHLDSDLAQRTESYSLMRPFDRGVLGKNYDTDLTIDGGAPSRILPPRHMSDALHPTDTERSFGFYKDSIGQADQSRGHSDFPIPGGYSLHFADGFGPRSPLHEYHRRGFGGHLGFSGVEEIDGQDFPPRFGDPSRFPIFRNHLQGGEFEGPGNFRMSEHVRIGDLIGQDRHFGPRNLTRHLCSGEPTPFGSHPGHSRIEDLSLLGNFDPFGGGHRPNHRRLGEPGFRSSFSHQVLADDGRFFAGDIDSFDDSRKRKRNSMGWCRICKFDCETVEGLELHSQTREHQKMAMDMVQSIKQNAKKHRVTPNDRSSEDGKTKNVGLDNRGKKH, from the exons ATGGGGTTTGACAGCGAGTGTATATTGAACATTCAGTCTCTTGCTGGGGAGTATTTCTGTCCTGTCTGTCGCTTGCTTGTTTACCCACATCAAGCATTGCAGTCACAGTGCACTCACTTGTATTGCAAGCCTTGTTTAACTTATGTAGTTTGCACTACCAGGGCTTGCCCATATGATGGCTACTTGGTTACAGAAGCGGATTCTAAG CCACTCGttgaatcaaataaaactCTTGCTGATGCTATTGGAAAAATAGCTGTTCATTGCTTGTATCACAGGAGTGGGTGCACTTGGCAAGGGCCATTGTCTGATTGTGTAACTCATTGTTCTGGATGTGCCTTTGGCAATTCCCCTGTTTTATGCAATCGTTGTGGAATTCAACTTGTACACCGGCAAGTACAGGAGCACGCACAAACTTGTCCA GGTGTGCAACCTCAAGCACAAGCAGACGTTGCTCAAGGCGCCACAGCCAGTGGCACGGCAGCTGCTACTGATCAAGGCCAGTCTGCTGAAATGACAAAATCTCACGTCCAATCTTCACGGAGTGTAGCAGTTAGTGCACCTGCACAGGATCCCAATCAGCAGGCCAACACAAGTTCCCAGGGTCCAGCTGTTGTTCAAGCTGCTACGCCGACTTCAGAACAGTGGTATCAacagcaacaacagtatcAGCAATATTATCAGCAGTATCCTGGATATGATCCTTATCAGCAGCAGTACCAGAACTATTCCCCTTACCAGCAGCAGACAGGTGTTCCGTTTCAGCAGCCACAGTCATCTCAGGCTCTTCCTTCACACGCGGCTGCCCAGCAACAACCTCAGGCGCACATCCAGCCCCAGCCCCAGCCCCAGCCACAGCCGCAGCCTCAACCCCAACCTCAATCACAACCCCAAGTTCCTGTCCATTCCCAATCCCAACCCCAACCTCAGGCTCAATCCCAGCCTCAATCTCTACCACACCCTCAACCCCTACCTCAGCCACATGGTCCGTCTCAATCACATATGCACGTCCAAATGCCGGCAGTTGGTCCATCTCAGAACCAGGGACAAGTTAACCCTCAGCAGCAACTATATCATGCTGCAACCCCACATTCTCAGATCCAACCGCAGAGTCACCCACCAGCACATGGCCAAGCACAACCTCAACCTCAACCTCAGTCATACCCCCAACCTCAGCCCAGTTCGCAGCAACTTGTGCATATGCCACCACATCAGCAGCCTCATTCCCAAATGCCACCACATCAGCGTCCTCCTTTCCATCCGCCTCACCATCCTGTTTCTCGGCTACCACCCCATTCACAAGCCCCAGCTCAACACCATTCTCAGCTTCCTAATTCACAAATTAATCAATCTCTACCAATGGCGCCTAATGCACAACCCCAAATGCAGAATCCAACGTATACTGCAACAGGCTATCATTCTTATCCCCAGCCACAGTATCACCAACAAATGCAGATGGGAGTTCCTCAAAATGTTCTTCTGCCATATGCGCAAGGTGGGTCTCGTCAACAATCCCAACCACCAGTTCATATGCATTCCCAATTACCACAACCACCTCCTGTGCGCCCATCCCAACCTCCTCTATACCAAAATCAGCAACCGCCACAAATATTGCCTTCACCCAATCAGGTTCGAAATATTTCTCCAGCACAAAAACTACAAATACCATCCCATGCCCAAAAAGCTGGAGGCCCTGGACAGGCATCCAACCAGCAACCTGTTATGCAGCCAGTGCAACAATCTGCATCCCAACAAGTTGTGCATCAACACCAGCATTCTGGACAGCAAGCGCAGTTTATACAGCATCAGCTGCATATGACACCCCAAATGCGTCCAATGAGGCCTTTAGTGCTTAACCAAGGAGTACGATCTATGCCTTATTCACAATCTATGGTTGGTGTTCCAGTGAGGCCAATACAGTCTGCTGCTAACCAATCAACTATAAAGCAGGGACATACATTTGGTAATAATAGTAGTCAGTCGCAGTTGCAAGATGTTTTTGGTGAACACAAATTGGAAAAAAGCCTTGATGGACGAAAGAGTGGATTATCGTCTCAAAAGGATGCCAAAACAGCTGCAAATCATTTGGACGTGTCATCTAATTCGGGGGCAGTTGCTGATGAGTTGACTGAACAATCTGAAGCTAATTTGAAGGTGCCCGATGATAAAAGTAGACATACTATTGGGTATAAATCTATTCAGGCTGACACATCCACTGAAAGTACTCCACAAAATGGGGCAATGGACTCTAATTTGCTTGTAGGTGACAACGGTAAGACCAAGCACGTTGAGGGAAAGGTTGAGGCAATAGAAAGTACTTTTGATCATTTGAGCAATGATAAGTTGGGAGAAGTTAGTATTCAGGACCAGGAAGATCTTAGCATTGAGCCTAAGAAAACGGAGGTTCTTGTTAAtgagaataaagaaaatcaagaaggTTTCCTTCAGAAGATTTCACCACCAAACACTGAGTTATGTGAAGAACGAAGTAACAGGATACATAATGACATTAGTGGGACTCTACACCCCTCTTCTGGTGCAGATGAGGGATCACAAGCTATCCTTGGTAGTCCCGATGGTACAAAATCGAAACTATTGATTCAACATACCTATCAGGATAAAAATCCGTCTCAAACTGGGGGTACTCAAAATGGCGCAACACAACCTTCTCACACAACTTCCCTAGTTTGCCATCCAAGACATCAGACTCTACCGAGTAATTGTGTGTCATCTGCTGCACTTCAACGAGGTGTGACAGGAACTTTGTTACAGGCACCTCCTCCAAGACCCTATCATCAGGCACAAGTCTCAAATAATCTGTCCATGCAAGTTAGGCCACAGGCTCCTGGCTTGGTGGCTCATCCTGGACAACCATTTAAACCATCTGAACCGTTTCTTCCAGGTGGCATTATAGAACCTGGTTCTGCTCCATCTCTTGGTAGAGGGCCAAGTCTCTATGGTCCTCAGCAAACTTTGGAGCGATCTATTGGTCCCCAAGCATCCTATAATCTAAGCCAACCACCTTCTTCGCTAGGGGTTTCAAAGATGTCACTAGGCGATTCTATTGGAGCACACTTCCGTTCAAACCTTCCTGGGGCTTTTGATTCAAGGGGACTACTGTATGCTCCTGAATCTCAAATTGGTGTTCAACGCCCCATTCATCCTTCGGAGGCTGAGATATTTTCAAATCAAAGGCCAAGACCTGATTCCCATTTTCCTGGGACCGTGAACCACCGTCCACCACATCTCCCAGGGATTCCTCCTAATGTGTTGACTTTGAATGGTTCCCCAGGTCCTGACTCCTCTTCCAAACATGGCTTGAGGGATGAAAGGTTCAAAAAGCTGATGCATAAGGAACAGTTGAATCCCTTCCCATTGGATATAGGTCGGCGTGCTATTAATCAAATAGATGTTGAAGATGTTCCCAGGCAATTCCCTAGGCCTTCTCATTTGGATTCCGATCTTGCTCAGAGAACGGAAAGTTACTCTTTGATGAGACCTTTTGACAGGGGAGTGCTCGGGAAAAATTATGATACTGATTTAACCATTGATGGTGGTGCTCCTTCAAGAATCTTGCCACCTCGTCATATGAGTGATGCATTACATCCTACAGATACTGAGAGATCGTTTGGTTTTTATAAAGATTCTATTGGACAAGCAGATCAATCTCGTGGCCATTCTGACTTTCCTATACCAGGGGGTTATAGTCTGCATTTTGCAGATGGATTTGGTCCAAGAAGTCCTCTTCATGAATATCATAGACGTGGGTTTGGAGGCCATCTTGGGTTTTCGGGTGTGGAGGAAATTGATGGTCAGGACTTTCCTCCTCGTTTTGGTGATCCGTCTAGGTTTCCTATTTTTCGTAACCATCTGCAAGGAGGTGAATTTGAGGGTCCTGGAAATTTTAGGATGAGTGAACATGTGAGAATTGGTGATTTGATTGGACAAGATAGACATTTTGGTCCTCGAAACTTGACTAGGCATTTATGTTCGGGTGAGCCTACTCCTTTTGGTTCACATCCTGGTCACTCTCGAATAGAAGATCTGTCTCTGCTTGGCAACTTTGATCCATTTGGTGGAGGGCATAGGCCCAATCATCGACGACTTGGCGAGCCTGGGTTTAGAAGCAGTTTTTCTCATCAGGTGCTTGCAGATGATGGTAGATTTTTTGCA GGAGACATTGATTCTTTTGATGATTCAAGGAAGAGGAAACGAAACAGTATGGGATGGTGTAGGATTTGTAAATTTGATTGTGAAACAGTTGAAGGCTTGGAGCTTCATTCACAAACTAGGGAGCACCAAAAGATGGCTATGGATATGGTGCAGAGCATCAAACAAAATGCAAAGAAACATAGAGT AACTCCAAATGATCGTTCCTCTGAAGATGGCAAGACAAAGAATGTTGGTCTTGATAACCGTGGGAAAAAGCATTAA
- the LOC111788716 gene encoding uncharacterized protein LOC111788716 isoform X2 yields MGFDSECILNIQSLAGEYFCPVCRLLVYPHQALQSQCTHLYCKPCLTYVVCTTRACPYDGYLVTEADSKPLVESNKTLADAIGKIAVHCLYHRSGCTWQGPLSDCVTHCSGCAFGNSPVLCNRCGIQLVHRQVQEHAQTCPGVQPQAQADVAQGATASGTAAATDQGQSAEMTKSHVQSSRSVAVSAPAQDPNQQANTSSQGPAVVQAATPTSEQWYQQQQQYQQYYQQYPGYDPYQQQYQNYSPYQQQTGVPFQQPQSSQALPSHAAAQQQPQAHIQPQPQPQPQPQPQPQPQSQPQVPVHSQSQPQPQAQSQPQSLPHPQPLPQPHGPSQSHMHVQMPAVGPSQNQGQVNPQQQLYHAATPHSQIQPQSHPPAHGQAQPQPQPQSYPQPQPSSQQLVHMPPHQQPHSQMPPHQRPPFHPPHHPVSRLPPHSQAPAQHHSQLPNSQINQSLPMAPNAQPQMQNPTYTATGYHSYPQPQYHQQMQMGVPQNVLLPYAQGGSRQQSQPPVHMHSQLPQPPPVRPSQPPLYQNQQPPQILPSPNQVRNISPAQKLQIPSHAQKAGGPGQASNQQPVMQPVQQSASQQVVHQHQHSGQQAQFIQHQLHMTPQMRPMRPLVLNQGVRSMPYSQSMVGVPVRPIQSAANQSTIKQGHTFGNNSSQSQLQDVFGEHKLEKSLDGRKSGLSSQKDAKTAANHLDVSSNSGAVADELTEQSEANLKVPDDKSRHTIGYKSIQADTSTESTPQNGAMDSNLLVGDNGKTKHVEGKVEAIESTFDHLSNDKLGEVSIQDQEDLSIEPKKTEVLVNENKENQEGFLQKISPPNTELCEERSNRIHNDISGTLHPSSGADEGSQAILGSPDGTKSKLLIQHTYQDKNPSQTGGTQNGATQPSHTTSLVCHPRHQTLPSNCVSSAALQRGVTGTLLQAPPPRPYHQAQVSNNLSMQVRPQAPGLVAHPGQPFKPSEPFLPGGIIEPGSAPSLGRGPSLYGPQQTLERSIGPQASYNLSQPPSSLGVSKMSLGDSIGAHFRSNLPGAFDSRGLLYAPESQIGVQRPIHPSEAEIFSNQRPRPDSHFPGTVNHRPPHLPGIPPNVLTLNGSPGPDSSSKHGLRDERFKKLMHKEQLNPFPLDIGRRAINQIDVEDVPRQFPRPSHLDSDLAQRTESYSLMRPFDRGVLGKNYDTDLTIDGGAPSRILPPRHMSDALHPTDTERSFGFYKDSIGQADQSRGHSDFPIPGGYSLHFADGFGPRSPLHEYHRRGFGGHLGFSGVEEIDGQDFPPRFGDPSRFPIFRNHLQGGEFEGPGNFRMSEHVRIGDLIGQDRHFGPRNLTRHLCSGEPTPFGSHPGHSRIEDLSLLGNFDPFGGGHRPNHRRLGEPGFRSSFSHQGDIDSFDDSRKRKRNSMGWCRICKFDCETVEGLELHSQTREHQKMAMDMVQSIKQNAKKHRVTPNDRSSEDGKTKNVGLDNRGKKH; encoded by the exons ATGGGGTTTGACAGCGAGTGTATATTGAACATTCAGTCTCTTGCTGGGGAGTATTTCTGTCCTGTCTGTCGCTTGCTTGTTTACCCACATCAAGCATTGCAGTCACAGTGCACTCACTTGTATTGCAAGCCTTGTTTAACTTATGTAGTTTGCACTACCAGGGCTTGCCCATATGATGGCTACTTGGTTACAGAAGCGGATTCTAAG CCACTCGttgaatcaaataaaactCTTGCTGATGCTATTGGAAAAATAGCTGTTCATTGCTTGTATCACAGGAGTGGGTGCACTTGGCAAGGGCCATTGTCTGATTGTGTAACTCATTGTTCTGGATGTGCCTTTGGCAATTCCCCTGTTTTATGCAATCGTTGTGGAATTCAACTTGTACACCGGCAAGTACAGGAGCACGCACAAACTTGTCCA GGTGTGCAACCTCAAGCACAAGCAGACGTTGCTCAAGGCGCCACAGCCAGTGGCACGGCAGCTGCTACTGATCAAGGCCAGTCTGCTGAAATGACAAAATCTCACGTCCAATCTTCACGGAGTGTAGCAGTTAGTGCACCTGCACAGGATCCCAATCAGCAGGCCAACACAAGTTCCCAGGGTCCAGCTGTTGTTCAAGCTGCTACGCCGACTTCAGAACAGTGGTATCAacagcaacaacagtatcAGCAATATTATCAGCAGTATCCTGGATATGATCCTTATCAGCAGCAGTACCAGAACTATTCCCCTTACCAGCAGCAGACAGGTGTTCCGTTTCAGCAGCCACAGTCATCTCAGGCTCTTCCTTCACACGCGGCTGCCCAGCAACAACCTCAGGCGCACATCCAGCCCCAGCCCCAGCCCCAGCCACAGCCGCAGCCTCAACCCCAACCTCAATCACAACCCCAAGTTCCTGTCCATTCCCAATCCCAACCCCAACCTCAGGCTCAATCCCAGCCTCAATCTCTACCACACCCTCAACCCCTACCTCAGCCACATGGTCCGTCTCAATCACATATGCACGTCCAAATGCCGGCAGTTGGTCCATCTCAGAACCAGGGACAAGTTAACCCTCAGCAGCAACTATATCATGCTGCAACCCCACATTCTCAGATCCAACCGCAGAGTCACCCACCAGCACATGGCCAAGCACAACCTCAACCTCAACCTCAGTCATACCCCCAACCTCAGCCCAGTTCGCAGCAACTTGTGCATATGCCACCACATCAGCAGCCTCATTCCCAAATGCCACCACATCAGCGTCCTCCTTTCCATCCGCCTCACCATCCTGTTTCTCGGCTACCACCCCATTCACAAGCCCCAGCTCAACACCATTCTCAGCTTCCTAATTCACAAATTAATCAATCTCTACCAATGGCGCCTAATGCACAACCCCAAATGCAGAATCCAACGTATACTGCAACAGGCTATCATTCTTATCCCCAGCCACAGTATCACCAACAAATGCAGATGGGAGTTCCTCAAAATGTTCTTCTGCCATATGCGCAAGGTGGGTCTCGTCAACAATCCCAACCACCAGTTCATATGCATTCCCAATTACCACAACCACCTCCTGTGCGCCCATCCCAACCTCCTCTATACCAAAATCAGCAACCGCCACAAATATTGCCTTCACCCAATCAGGTTCGAAATATTTCTCCAGCACAAAAACTACAAATACCATCCCATGCCCAAAAAGCTGGAGGCCCTGGACAGGCATCCAACCAGCAACCTGTTATGCAGCCAGTGCAACAATCTGCATCCCAACAAGTTGTGCATCAACACCAGCATTCTGGACAGCAAGCGCAGTTTATACAGCATCAGCTGCATATGACACCCCAAATGCGTCCAATGAGGCCTTTAGTGCTTAACCAAGGAGTACGATCTATGCCTTATTCACAATCTATGGTTGGTGTTCCAGTGAGGCCAATACAGTCTGCTGCTAACCAATCAACTATAAAGCAGGGACATACATTTGGTAATAATAGTAGTCAGTCGCAGTTGCAAGATGTTTTTGGTGAACACAAATTGGAAAAAAGCCTTGATGGACGAAAGAGTGGATTATCGTCTCAAAAGGATGCCAAAACAGCTGCAAATCATTTGGACGTGTCATCTAATTCGGGGGCAGTTGCTGATGAGTTGACTGAACAATCTGAAGCTAATTTGAAGGTGCCCGATGATAAAAGTAGACATACTATTGGGTATAAATCTATTCAGGCTGACACATCCACTGAAAGTACTCCACAAAATGGGGCAATGGACTCTAATTTGCTTGTAGGTGACAACGGTAAGACCAAGCACGTTGAGGGAAAGGTTGAGGCAATAGAAAGTACTTTTGATCATTTGAGCAATGATAAGTTGGGAGAAGTTAGTATTCAGGACCAGGAAGATCTTAGCATTGAGCCTAAGAAAACGGAGGTTCTTGTTAAtgagaataaagaaaatcaagaaggTTTCCTTCAGAAGATTTCACCACCAAACACTGAGTTATGTGAAGAACGAAGTAACAGGATACATAATGACATTAGTGGGACTCTACACCCCTCTTCTGGTGCAGATGAGGGATCACAAGCTATCCTTGGTAGTCCCGATGGTACAAAATCGAAACTATTGATTCAACATACCTATCAGGATAAAAATCCGTCTCAAACTGGGGGTACTCAAAATGGCGCAACACAACCTTCTCACACAACTTCCCTAGTTTGCCATCCAAGACATCAGACTCTACCGAGTAATTGTGTGTCATCTGCTGCACTTCAACGAGGTGTGACAGGAACTTTGTTACAGGCACCTCCTCCAAGACCCTATCATCAGGCACAAGTCTCAAATAATCTGTCCATGCAAGTTAGGCCACAGGCTCCTGGCTTGGTGGCTCATCCTGGACAACCATTTAAACCATCTGAACCGTTTCTTCCAGGTGGCATTATAGAACCTGGTTCTGCTCCATCTCTTGGTAGAGGGCCAAGTCTCTATGGTCCTCAGCAAACTTTGGAGCGATCTATTGGTCCCCAAGCATCCTATAATCTAAGCCAACCACCTTCTTCGCTAGGGGTTTCAAAGATGTCACTAGGCGATTCTATTGGAGCACACTTCCGTTCAAACCTTCCTGGGGCTTTTGATTCAAGGGGACTACTGTATGCTCCTGAATCTCAAATTGGTGTTCAACGCCCCATTCATCCTTCGGAGGCTGAGATATTTTCAAATCAAAGGCCAAGACCTGATTCCCATTTTCCTGGGACCGTGAACCACCGTCCACCACATCTCCCAGGGATTCCTCCTAATGTGTTGACTTTGAATGGTTCCCCAGGTCCTGACTCCTCTTCCAAACATGGCTTGAGGGATGAAAGGTTCAAAAAGCTGATGCATAAGGAACAGTTGAATCCCTTCCCATTGGATATAGGTCGGCGTGCTATTAATCAAATAGATGTTGAAGATGTTCCCAGGCAATTCCCTAGGCCTTCTCATTTGGATTCCGATCTTGCTCAGAGAACGGAAAGTTACTCTTTGATGAGACCTTTTGACAGGGGAGTGCTCGGGAAAAATTATGATACTGATTTAACCATTGATGGTGGTGCTCCTTCAAGAATCTTGCCACCTCGTCATATGAGTGATGCATTACATCCTACAGATACTGAGAGATCGTTTGGTTTTTATAAAGATTCTATTGGACAAGCAGATCAATCTCGTGGCCATTCTGACTTTCCTATACCAGGGGGTTATAGTCTGCATTTTGCAGATGGATTTGGTCCAAGAAGTCCTCTTCATGAATATCATAGACGTGGGTTTGGAGGCCATCTTGGGTTTTCGGGTGTGGAGGAAATTGATGGTCAGGACTTTCCTCCTCGTTTTGGTGATCCGTCTAGGTTTCCTATTTTTCGTAACCATCTGCAAGGAGGTGAATTTGAGGGTCCTGGAAATTTTAGGATGAGTGAACATGTGAGAATTGGTGATTTGATTGGACAAGATAGACATTTTGGTCCTCGAAACTTGACTAGGCATTTATGTTCGGGTGAGCCTACTCCTTTTGGTTCACATCCTGGTCACTCTCGAATAGAAGATCTGTCTCTGCTTGGCAACTTTGATCCATTTGGTGGAGGGCATAGGCCCAATCATCGACGACTTGGCGAGCCTGGGTTTAGAAGCAGTTTTTCTCATCAG GGAGACATTGATTCTTTTGATGATTCAAGGAAGAGGAAACGAAACAGTATGGGATGGTGTAGGATTTGTAAATTTGATTGTGAAACAGTTGAAGGCTTGGAGCTTCATTCACAAACTAGGGAGCACCAAAAGATGGCTATGGATATGGTGCAGAGCATCAAACAAAATGCAAAGAAACATAGAGT AACTCCAAATGATCGTTCCTCTGAAGATGGCAAGACAAAGAATGTTGGTCTTGATAACCGTGGGAAAAAGCATTAA